One Caloramator mitchellensis DNA window includes the following coding sequences:
- a CDS encoding SH3 domain-containing protein — MKKISSKISFSLVIFLIVTQVLYIDVKSATTSFKQYKVQIIANYLNIRSSASTSAKIVGKYTKGTVVTVIGKSGSFLKTSKGYIYNSPNYLKTVSTNSGASFKQYKVQVIANYIYIRSSASTSAKIVGKYTKGTVVTVTGKSGSFLKTSKGYIYNSSSYIKNYIQSTSTFTSYKAVVTASTLNIRQAPSTTAAIVGKYYKGNIIAIIGKSGTFLKTNKGYVSSQYVAKYTPSREENPLVGRFIRLKEDVTMFKTLDGTLDDRLLLANESFKILGIEGDFYKIIKGSSIGYVHKDKVDLLDNIPNDKFTLAWQYIYDKSRNSRTYDEDTDYINIKSSQTGLDVVSPTWFDMTGDYRNVSSIDVIDNADPEYIKRAHNNGYEVWPRFVEFDADRAYAMFTNATVRKKVISKVVSLARSYNVDGINIDFEALGTISANKDLFTAFVRDLSAELKKYNMVVSVDVVRISTSQTWSKWYDRQALINYVDYMILMAYDEHVASSTTAGSVGSYPWVKDSIEELIEIGIPKEKLVLGVPFYLRLYKLKVVNNPYDSVVFTKANYYVYSSNSTSSTKLQPANIGDSYKLLGESSNWYKVEFNGGIGYIPMTVSIKVPANTIKEFVVSSSAISTNTAMNYMQQYGGRMFFDSKAQQNVVTYNADGYKYIVWLEDNTSMGWRMDLANQFDLPGIGAWSLGWEDRSIWDVIKEKIK, encoded by the coding sequence TTGAAGAAAATTTCGTCGAAAATATCGTTCTCTCTCGTCATTTTTTTAATCGTTACACAAGTCTTATATATTGATGTTAAGTCTGCTACAACAAGCTTTAAGCAGTATAAGGTTCAGATAATTGCTAATTATTTAAACATTAGGAGCAGTGCAAGTACTTCAGCAAAGATAGTCGGCAAGTATACAAAAGGGACTGTTGTTACCGTAATAGGAAAGTCTGGAAGCTTTTTAAAAACCTCAAAGGGATATATTTATAACAGTCCAAATTATTTAAAGACTGTATCGACAAATTCTGGGGCAAGCTTTAAGCAATATAAGGTTCAGGTAATTGCTAATTATATCTATATAAGAAGCAGTGCAAGCACTTCAGCAAAGATAGTCGGCAAGTATACAAAAGGGACTGTTGTTACCGTAACAGGGAAATCTGGAAGCTTTTTAAAAACCTCAAAGGGATATATATATAACAGTTCAAGTTATATAAAAAATTATATCCAAAGCACTTCGACCTTTACTTCTTACAAAGCAGTAGTAACTGCTTCAACATTAAATATTAGACAAGCCCCTTCTACAACAGCCGCCATAGTTGGGAAGTATTACAAGGGCAATATAATTGCTATCATAGGAAAATCAGGAACATTCCTAAAGACAAACAAGGGATATGTTTCTTCACAATATGTTGCAAAATATACTCCAAGCAGGGAAGAAAATCCTTTGGTTGGAAGATTTATAAGGCTTAAAGAAGATGTCACGATGTTTAAGACATTGGATGGAACGCTGGATGACAGGCTTTTGCTTGCGAATGAATCATTCAAAATACTTGGAATAGAAGGCGATTTTTATAAAATTATAAAGGGAAGTTCAATCGGATACGTCCACAAAGATAAGGTGGATTTACTTGACAACATTCCAAATGATAAGTTCACATTAGCATGGCAGTATATATACGACAAGAGTAGAAACTCAAGAACCTATGATGAAGACACCGATTATATAAATATTAAATCTTCACAGACAGGGCTTGATGTTGTTTCACCTACCTGGTTTGATATGACAGGAGATTATAGAAATGTTTCAAGTATAGATGTTATAGACAATGCAGACCCAGAATATATAAAAAGGGCTCACAACAATGGCTATGAAGTTTGGCCAAGGTTTGTTGAATTTGATGCCGATAGAGCTTACGCAATGTTTACAAATGCGACAGTAAGGAAAAAAGTAATTAGCAAGGTTGTTTCGCTTGCCAGAAGTTATAACGTAGATGGAATAAACATTGACTTTGAAGCATTAGGAACGATAAGCGCAAACAAGGATTTGTTCACTGCATTTGTAAGGGACCTATCTGCTGAGCTTAAAAAATATAACATGGTTGTATCAGTAGATGTTGTTAGAATTTCAACTTCCCAGACATGGTCAAAGTGGTATGATAGACAAGCCCTCATAAACTATGTTGACTACATGATTCTCATGGCTTACGACGAACATGTTGCATCATCAACGACAGCTGGTTCAGTAGGGTCTTATCCATGGGTTAAGGATTCAATAGAAGAGTTAATAGAAATTGGAATACCAAAGGAAAAATTAGTTCTTGGGGTTCCATTTTACCTAAGATTATATAAGCTAAAGGTAGTAAATAATCCGTATGATTCAGTTGTCTTTACAAAGGCTAATTACTATGTGTATTCGAGTAATTCAACTTCAAGCACAAAGCTGCAACCGGCTAATATAGGTGATTCCTATAAATTGTTGGGAGAAAGTTCAAATTGGTATAAGGTTGAATTTAATGGAGGTATTGGATATATTCCAATGACTGTTTCAATAAAGGTGCCAGCTAATACTATTAAAGAATTTGTAGTATCCTCTTCGGCTATATCAACGAATACAGCCATGAATTATATGCAACAATATGGTGGACGAATGTTTTTTGACAGTAAGGCACAGCAAAACGTTGTTACCTATAATGCAGATGGATATAAGTATATAGTTTGGCTTGAGGATAATACTTCTATGGGCTGGAGAATGGACCTAGCAAATCAATTTGATTTGCCTGGAATTGGTGCCTGGAGCCTTGGATGGGAAGATAGAAGCATCTGGGATGTTATTAAAGAAAAAATAAAATAG
- a CDS encoding redox-sensing transcriptional repressor Rex: MSKKTVISMAVIRRLPKYYRYLGELLRNDIERISSKELSERIGFTASQIRQDLNNFGDFGQQGYGYNVRALRDEIGKILGLNKEYKTVIVGAGNIGQAVANYTNFEKLGFHLIGIFDRNPKLIGMGIRDIEVQDVDNLESFLKNNPADIGIICVPKEQAQRIADAFVKSGIKGIWNFAPTDIAVPEDVIVENVHLSESLLTLSYRLNESELFKEKIGR; the protein is encoded by the coding sequence ATGAGTAAAAAAACAGTAATATCGATGGCTGTTATCAGAAGGCTTCCAAAGTATTATAGGTATTTAGGAGAGTTATTAAGAAATGACATTGAAAGAATATCATCAAAGGAATTATCTGAAAGAATAGGTTTTACAGCTTCTCAAATAAGACAGGATTTGAATAATTTTGGTGATTTTGGCCAACAGGGATATGGATACAATGTCAGAGCGCTAAGGGACGAAATAGGAAAAATACTAGGACTTAATAAGGAATATAAAACAGTTATCGTTGGGGCCGGAAATATAGGTCAGGCAGTAGCTAATTACACAAATTTTGAAAAGTTAGGTTTTCACCTGATAGGTATATTTGATAGGAATCCTAAATTGATTGGGATGGGAATCAGGGATATAGAAGTTCAGGATGTTGACAATCTTGAATCATTTTTAAAGAATAATCCTGCAGACATTGGTATTATTTGTGTTCCAAAGGAACAAGCACAAAGAATAGCAGATGCATTTGTAAAGTCGGGAATTAAAGGCATATGGAACTTTGCACCTACTGATATTGCTGTTCCAGAAGATGTAATAGTTGAGAATGTTCATCTTAGCGAAAGCCTTTTGACACTTAGCTATAGACTTAATGAAAGTGAATTGTTTAAGGAAAAAATTGGGCGTTGA
- the abc-f gene encoding ribosomal protection-like ABC-F family protein, with the protein MVVLEAQNISKSYGTDVILKDINLKIEDSEKVGLVGKNGAGKTTLFKILSKQIEPDNGALFISNDKTIGYLSQNIEFEITNNVFEEALKVFENVKNIENRLRELELLISSEKDEQKHSELLNEYGILLDKFDMLDGYSIENQVRRILTGLGIPSSDFTKSVVNLSGGQKTRLSLAKLLLKNPDILLLDEPTNHLDLEAIKFLEEFLKEYRGACIIISHDRYFLDVITTKTFELINGTIEEYNGNYTYFINERQNRLEEKLKHYELQQKEIQRLEEMIERFRSFNREKSIKQAESKEKMLDRIERIEKPQVFQNSVKIKFEIKFQSGNDVISLENIKKSFGDKTLFENLSLFIKRGERVALIGSNGKGKTTLFRIICGLIEPDAGFVRLGKNVLIGYYDQEQSNLSEDKTVIDEVWDEYPNLTTTQIRNYLAAFLFTKDDVFKSISTLSGGEKARLSMLKVMLKKPNLLLLDEPTNHLDILSREALENALMDYEGTIFAISHDRYFLNKIFNKIIEFDGSTFSEFIGNFDYYIQKKNTNSDEIVINTVGKTKTQIKDERRKEREKREQQKAKENEIKDIEKQIESLESKISDLESLLCQPDIYSEPDKVVQITKELNSNKDLLSRLYEKWEELLN; encoded by the coding sequence ATGGTAGTATTAGAAGCCCAAAATATTTCAAAATCATACGGAACAGATGTTATTTTAAAAGATATAAATTTAAAAATTGAAGATAGCGAAAAGGTTGGACTCGTTGGTAAGAACGGTGCAGGTAAAACCACATTGTTTAAAATATTATCAAAGCAAATCGAGCCTGATAATGGAGCTCTTTTTATTTCTAACGATAAGACAATAGGCTACTTAAGCCAGAACATTGAATTCGAAATAACAAACAATGTATTTGAAGAGGCGCTAAAGGTATTTGAAAATGTCAAAAATATCGAAAATAGATTGAGAGAACTTGAATTGTTGATTTCCAGTGAAAAGGATGAGCAAAAGCATAGCGAGCTTTTAAATGAATATGGAATTTTATTAGACAAATTTGACATGCTCGATGGTTATTCGATTGAAAATCAAGTAAGAAGAATTTTAACAGGTCTTGGAATACCATCTTCAGATTTTACTAAGAGCGTGGTAAATCTATCAGGCGGTCAAAAGACAAGATTATCACTTGCAAAGCTCCTTTTAAAAAATCCTGACATTTTGCTCCTTGACGAGCCTACCAACCATCTTGATTTAGAGGCAATTAAATTTTTAGAAGAATTCCTTAAGGAATATAGAGGCGCCTGTATAATAATTTCACACGACAGATACTTTTTAGACGTTATTACCACAAAAACATTTGAGCTTATAAATGGAACAATTGAAGAATACAACGGCAATTACACATATTTTATAAATGAAAGACAAAACAGGTTAGAGGAAAAACTAAAACATTATGAGCTACAGCAAAAAGAAATACAGCGACTTGAGGAGATGATTGAAAGGTTTAGGTCCTTCAACAGAGAAAAAAGCATAAAGCAGGCCGAGAGCAAAGAAAAGATGCTTGATAGAATAGAAAGAATAGAAAAACCTCAAGTATTCCAAAACAGCGTTAAAATCAAATTTGAAATTAAATTCCAAAGTGGAAATGATGTAATAAGCCTTGAAAATATTAAAAAATCCTTTGGAGATAAAACTCTGTTTGAGAATTTATCGCTTTTTATTAAGCGTGGTGAAAGAGTTGCTCTAATAGGCTCAAATGGAAAGGGAAAGACTACCCTTTTTAGGATAATTTGTGGACTTATAGAGCCAGACGCAGGGTTTGTTAGACTAGGAAAAAATGTATTGATAGGATACTATGACCAGGAACAGAGCAATTTATCAGAAGATAAAACGGTAATCGATGAAGTTTGGGATGAATATCCAAACCTTACAACCACTCAAATCAGAAATTACCTTGCAGCATTTTTATTTACTAAGGATGATGTGTTTAAATCTATATCGACGCTATCCGGTGGAGAAAAGGCAAGGCTTTCAATGCTGAAGGTCATGCTTAAAAAACCTAACCTACTTTTATTAGACGAGCCTACAAACCATCTTGATATTCTATCAAGGGAAGCTCTTGAAAATGCCCTTATGGATTATGAAGGAACTATATTTGCTATTTCCCACGATAGATACTTTCTAAACAAAATATTCAACAAGATTATAGAGTTTGACGGTAGCACCTTCTCTGAATTTATCGGTAATTTCGATTACTATATTCAAAAAAAGAATACCAATTCGGATGAAATTGTTATAAACACTGTTGGGAAAACTAAAACACAAATAAAGGACGAAAGGCGAAAAGAACGCGAAAAAAGGGAACAGCAAAAGGCAAAAGAAAACGAAATAAAGGATATTGAAAAGCAAATCGAATCACTTGAATCAAAAATAAGCGACCTTGAAAGCCTTCTTTGCCAGCCAGATATTTATTCTGAACCGGATAAGGTTGTCCAAATCACAAAGGAACTTAATTCTAATAAAGACTTATTAAGTAGATTATATGAGAAATGGGAAGAACTATTGAATTAA